Within the Beduinella massiliensis genome, the region TCAAAGTCGAACAAATCCCAGTCAAAAAAATCCAGATCATCCTGCGATGCGATGTAAACGGTGTTTCTATCGAATTCCCTGTTTGTTTCATCCAGGCCGGTAACACAGTAGGCTTGCTCTTTCCCAAGAGGCGCGGAAGCTGGCAGATCGAAAGCAAAGCGCGTCATGGCTTCGCCGAGACGCTGCGCGTCCACGCATGGGTACATGCGCGAGGTGACCACGATCTGCTCCGGGGCAGTCGATTCGGCAAAGCGAGCCGCTTCCATGAAGCCGGTGCGAAATTCGCTTTCCGTGTCGTAAGCATAGCTGCCATTCCAATAAGACGATACCATCAGCGAACCGGAGACGATGTAGAGCGCAGTGAACCCCAGAATACTGAGACGCATACGGCGGCTGAGCGTACAAATGGCAAATGCAACGAGCAGCGTGACGGGCAGATAAAGTATAAAGAGGTGTTCGATGCTGAGCGTCGGACAAAGCAGACGCGGCAACGCGCACAGGCAGGTCAAAAGAATGAGCAGGACAAAGGGTGCCTCTTGCCGATGGGCGTGACCGAACGCGCCGAGCAGGCCGGTTAGAAGCATCGGAAGCGAGAACAGATAGATCAAACCTGAATTGTACAGAAGGTAGGAATTGGTTCCGCCAAAATCATCCGACTTGACAGCGCAGATGAGCCATTCCAGCAGCGCAAAGAACGTGTCTTCAATCGCATTGAAGGAAAACCCGGATTGAAAGATCGTATGAAGGACCTGCGGAGATACCGGAAGCGCCGGAATGGTCAAGCCCAGCAATGAAATGGACGGGCGTCCCATAAGGTTCAACCAGATTGTCAAAAAAGCGGGCAACGAGATTAAAAAGTAGAGGGATAGAGAAGTTACGAGACGCCTTGCTTTCGCTTTCCTCTTACAGCCGAGATAGATCGAATAGCCGGCGATAAGCAAGGGTGAGACAAGCCAGAAACTGTCGCTCAGATACATCGAAAGACCGAAGATAACGCCTGCAATCAGGAGACGCCCACTGAGAAGCATCAGACAGCCCACCGTCAGCAGGGTGAGCGCGGCCAGCGGAACGTTCAAAAAGCGGGAAGCGGCGATATGCCAAGGGGAAAGCGTCAGAACGAACAACGTGCATAACGCCATCGCCCGTCCACCCATTTTTTTTGCCAACAGATACCCAAACACGAGGGAAGACATGCCGATGAGCAGGGCAGGCAGTCGCACGCCCCAGAATGAAAGGCCGAGGATTGACGTAAACAGGGTGGTCAGAAGGGGAAGCAACGGCCCCATGGCCGTGCTCGCCCCATAACCGGGCAGGAAGACGGGAAGGTGCGTGCCCGCCATGTCCGTTCGGGTTTGGACGAGCGCGCGTCCCTGAACAGCGATCAGCATTTCATCCGCGCTGAGGCCCGTGGGAACC harbors:
- a CDS encoding glycosyltransferase family 39 protein, coding for MTLGLSLFAAGCILCALGGSPRANRLLVQSACLTRLRKTCASFLERYEWVCFTLLLFVGATLRFSLLRQVPTGLSADEMLIAVQGRALVQTRTDMAGTHLPVFLPGYGASTAMGPLLPLLTTLFTSILGLSFWGVRLPALLIGMSSLVFGYLLAKKMGGRAMALCTLFVLTLSPWHIAASRFLNVPLAALTLLTVGCLMLLSGRLLIAGVIFGLSMYLSDSFWLVSPLLIAGYSIYLGCKRKAKARRLVTSLSLYFLISLPAFLTIWLNLMGRPSISLLGLTIPALPVSPQVLHTIFQSGFSFNAIEDTFFALLEWLICAVKSDDFGGTNSYLLYNSGLIYLFSLPMLLTGLLGAFGHAHRQEAPFVLLILLTCLCALPRLLCPTLSIEHLFILYLPVTLLVAFAICTLSRRMRLSILGFTALYIVSGSLMVSSYWNGSYAYDTESEFRTGFMEAARFAESTAPEQIVVTSRMYPCVDAQRLGEAMTRFAFDLPASAPLGKEQAYCVTGLDETNREFDRNTVYIASQDDLDFFDWDLFDFDDFGLYTVLTPIASEESGGSPP